In Colletotrichum higginsianum IMI 349063 chromosome 1, whole genome shotgun sequence, one genomic interval encodes:
- a CDS encoding Heterokaryon incompatibility protein yields the protein MVGTNYQYDKLPQGRWFRLLHIHPGLADDPLVCDLVTVDLDSSIPYKALSYVWGDPNVLAEVTCSGSQRQVTVNLFDGLQHLRSPDRVETVWADAICINQGDNDEKAHQVNLMGVIYDRAAEVVVWLGKDPGNLAESAFEGLRTVNAAIQNGTHMIESVVPGAALRMPKGDGSQESSSFPVQQRRSNLRDILKTHYLRGIKELFQLAWFTRVWVLQEVGLATEATAFWGDSHVGFSEIAMFILFSMTDEHMDYALGQDVKDIISGSPYYAFWSVWSTYNKRDSWVTRCPSLKAYSEYQAAECRIDFLVVLEASRRFNATNALDHVFAFLGHPKALVPTTNTTLVQADYNIPLETLHGVVASRLAEQSLNFLVQVQNQPANLKSDCTAPSWIPAWNVDNPDSPNAFWEAWDASLRATTRPSFEAQAAGGRLHVSALLFDTVACYNDRMEKSAFDRSTSGPGRLAEQCWALTEESAKTRPHVYGDDALLSFALTLICHHRSNNTGRAELESLLALFVRFCAVYNGDFWKSKLEHLGISFLNTPPMGERRIVAQFQDYGTNRRFFVSSGGYWGLGPSPMQEGDICAILFGADVPFILRPTAEEGQYRLVGQAYISGVMYGELVQNLEMGKASYEKENICLV from the coding sequence ATGGTGGGAACCAACTACCAATATGATAAGCTGCCTCAGGGCCGCTGGTTTCGCTTGCTGCACATCCACCCCGGACTGGCGGATGACCCGCTCGTATGCGACTTGGTCACGGTCGACTTGGACAGCAGCATTCCGTACAAAGCCTTGTCATATGTCTGGGGAGACCCGAACGTTCTCGCCGAAGTCACTTGCTCAGGGTCGCAGCGCCAGGTCACAGTCAATCTATTTGACGGACTACAGCATTTGAGGAGCCCGGACCGAGTGGAGACGGTATGGGCTGACGCCATCTGCATCAACCAAGGCGATAACGACGAGAAAGCGCACCAAGTCAACCTCATGGGCGTCATCTATGACCGCGCCGCAGAGGTCGTCGTGTGGCTAGGAAAGGACCCGGGCAATCTCGCGGAGTCAGCTTTCGAAGGGCTGAGAACAGTCAACGCAGCGATCCAGAACGGCACTCACATGATCGAATCGGTTGTTCCGGGAGCAGCCCTCAGAATGCCAAAGGGAGACGGATCTCAAGAGTCCTCTTCCTTTCCCGTCCAGCAACGAAGGAGCAACTTGCGGGACATTCTGAAGACACACTATCTCCGAGGGATTAAGGAGCTGTTTCAACTCGCCTGGTTCACACGCGTGTGGGTGCTTCAAGAGGTCGGGTTGGCAACCGAAGCCACGGCGTTCTGGGGAGACTCCCACGTCGGCTTCAGCGAGATCGCCATGTTCATTCTCTTCTCCATGACCGACGAGCACATGGACTACGCTCTCGGACAGGACGTCAAAGACATCATTTCCGGATCTCCGTATTATGCTTTCTGGAGCGTGTGGTCAACCTACAACAAAAGGGACTCTTGGGTAACGCGCTGCCCGTCACTCAAGGCGTACTCGGAATACCAAGCGGCTGAGTGTCGGATCGATTTTCTCGTCGTTCTCGAGGCGTCGAGACGGTTCAACGCCACAAATGCTTTAGACCATGTCTTTGCGTTTCTTGGACATCCGAAGGCGCTGGTACCTACGACCAACACGACTCTCGTTCAAGCAGACTACAATATCCCCCTAGAGACCCTTCACGGCGTTGTAGCCAGCCGCCTGGCCGAACAGTCTCTCAACTTCTTGGTCCAGGTCCAGAACCAGCCAGCAAACCTCAAATCGGATTGCACTGCTCCTTCGTGGATCCCGGCATGGAACGTCGACAACCCGGACTCCCCAAATGCATTCTGGGAAGCATGGGACGCCAGCCTGCGCGCGACAACGCGTCCTTCATTCGAAGCCCAAGCAGCTGGCGGCAGGCTCCATGTCTCTGCCCTATTGTTTGATACGGTTGCCTGCTACAACGACAGAATGGAGAAGTCGGCTTTTGATCGGTCAACATCAGGGCCTGGGCGTCTGGCCGAACAATGCTGGGCGCTTACGGAGGAATCTGCAAAGACAAGGCCGCATGTGTACGGAGACGACGCGCTGTTGTCCTTTGCCCTAACTCTCATCTGCCATCACAGGAGCAACAATACGGGCAGGGCGGAGCTCGAAAGCCTACTTGCATTGTTCGTTCGATTCTGCGCCGTTTACAATGGTGACTTTTGGAAGTCCAAGTTGGAACATCTCGGCATCTCGTTCCTAAACACGCCCCCGATGGGCGAACGGCGCATCGTGGCCCAGTTCCAAGACTACGGGACGAACAGGAGGTTCTTTGTGAGCAGTGGCGGGTACTGGGGTCTCGGCCCTTCCCCCATGCAAGAGGGAGATATATGCGCCATACTGTTCGGCGCAGACGTCCCTTTCATCCTGAGACCGACGGCCGAAGAAGGTCAATATCGGCTTGTTGGCCAAGCCTACATAAGCGGCGTCATGTATGGCGAGTTGGTCCAGAACTTGGAGATGGGGAAAGCCAGCTACGAGAAAGAGAACATTTGCCTGGTTTGA
- a CDS encoding WD domain-containing protein, whose product MSGALRSAGPRSVRLLLSWLAVYAALVGASPTPVVDADNDNIALSVSDGTLDKRVVGQFPTFTNDYNGRVRKGYFLKMLMPLNDAAAAQLNEGRAVSSPWQDPRWVEYWGWVRNPTVWGPFEDDALDNDPDGAPGFVRKWERQVLCAYYKNVFNPRFGAIMFDDNISPRSEIATNGLGDAPELEQLSDIAYFQWLYACREKNIHPANIRLIFRAKITYAPSFELIALALSDAGYGRVPGWDRRATFGMDTRPGLAILGSTHGSGAALFLIQHKRILGLKKITQVTVWGDNGGFALDSDAERVALNLRFVVTNA is encoded by the exons ATGTCTGGCGCTCTTCGCTCTGCGGGACCGCGGAGCGTACGATTACTGCTGTCATGGCTAGCAGTCTATGCAGCCCTTGTTGGTGCCTCTCCCACACCGGTCGTTGATGCTGACAACGACAACATTGCTCTCTCCGTTTCCGATGGCACGCTCGACAAGCGAGTCGTAGGGCAATTTCCAACATTCACCAATGACTACAACGGTCGTGTCCGGAAGGGGTACTTTCTTAAGATGCTCATGCCATTGAACGACGCAGCCGCAGCACAGCTGAACGAAGGTCGTGCTGTTTCCAGCCCGTGGCAGGATCCTCGCTGGGTGGAATATTGGGGATGGGTTCGTAACCCGACGGTATGGGGCCCGTTCGAGGACGATGCCTTGGATAATGACCCTGACGGCGCGCCTGGGTTTG TCAGGAAATGGGAACGGCAAGTACTTTGT GCTTACTATAAGAATGTGTTCAACCCGCGTTTTGGTGCGATCATGTTTGACGACAATATCAGCCCTCGATCCGAAATTGCCACGAACGGACTCGGAGACGCACCAGAACTCGAACAATTATCTGATATTGCATACTTCCAGTGGCTGTATGCTTGCAGAGAAAAGAACATCCATCCTGCCAACATCAGGCTCATCTTCCGGGCCAAGATCACATACGCTCCCAGCTTCGAGCTGATCGCGCTGGCTTTGTCTGACGCCGGTTATGGACGTGTTCCGGGCTGGGACCGACGGGCCACGTTTGGGATGGACACGCGGCCGGGGCTTGCCATCTTGGGGTCCACCCACGGCTCCGGCGCTGCCTTGTTCTTGATCCAGCATAAGAGGATTCTTGGCCTGAAGAAGATAACTCAAGTGACAGTATGGGGAGATAACGGCGGCTTTGCTCTCGATTCTGACGCAGAACGCGTAGCCTTGAATCTGAGGTTTGTCGTTACCAACGCTTAG
- a CDS encoding Cytochrome P450 52A11, producing MTLLPTILDKTMVFLQRLDGFCETGEEFRMDEVCGALTFDIIGAVTMGLDLKAQVPGQHHEIVLAFQRLLGPYVNYRRRNIPFLNWRNERRRRQYGSELDRLVKGIIRESYGRIISNNAKSRDVLALSLEGTEELTPELLQVTSDNLRSFLFAGHDTTSILLQWAIYELSRSPRQLQSLCAELEELLGSDTDPAATREKLLRQPDILNQMPYTAAVIKETLRLYPPAGSVRMSPPGTGFRLRLPNGEYIAADGVSMMISPGQLQRDPSVYGETAHDFLPERWLNDASSIPAGAWRPFERGPRGCIGQELTNIEAKIILACVARRYSFVKVGLGELELDEKGSPITDERGYFKTKSTLFNSTQIIAKPVDRTVMKVRFRQY from the exons ATGACACTCCTGCCAACGATTCTCGACAAGACCATGGTCTTCCTCCAACGTCTTGACGGCTTTTGTGAGACTGGCGAAGAATTCCGCATGGACGAAGTTTGCGGAGCACTCACGTTCGACATCATCGGTGCTGTTACCATGGGATTGGATTTGAAAGCACAGGTTCCGGGCCAGCATCATGAGATCGTGCTTGCTTTCCAACGGCTCCTGGGACCATATGTCAATTACAGACGCCGAAACATACCGTTTCTGAACTGGAGGAACgagcgacgtcgccgccagtACGGAAGCGAGCTGGACAGGCTGGTGAAGGGAATCATTCGGGAAAGCTACGGTCGGATCATCTCCAACAACGCGAAATCGCGCGACGTGCTCGCTCTCAGTCTGGAGGGCACCGAAGAGCTCACCCCGGAGCTCCTACAGGTGACGAGCGACAACTTACGTTCGTTTCTGTTTGCCGGCCATGACACGACCAGCATTCTCTTGCAGTGGGCCATCTACGAACTGTCAAGGTCTCCGCGACAACTCCAATCTCTCTGCGCAGAGCTCGAGGAACTGCTGGGCAGCGACACGGATCCCGCCGCGACGAGGGAGAAGCTTCTTCGTCAGCCGGACATTTTGAACCAGATGCCATACACTGCAGCCGTCATCAAGGAAACACTGCGTCTGTACCCGCCGGCGGGGTCGGTGCGCATGTCTCCTCCGGGGACCGGCTTTCGGCTGAGACTCCCCAACGGAGAGTACATTGCGGCCGATGGGGTCTCCATGATGATCTCCCCGGGTCAGCTGCAGAGGGATCCGTCCGTTTACGGGGAGACGGCACACGACTTCCTGCCCGAGAGGTGGCTCAACGACGCATCTAGCATACCGGCCGGTGCCTGGAGGCCTTTCGAGAGGGGCCCGCGGGGCTGCATTGGTCAGGAACTTACAAACATTGAAGCCAAGATCATCTTGGCGTGCGTGGCGCGTCGGTACAGCTTCGTCAAAGTTGGACTTGgagagctggagctggatGAGAAGGGGAGTCCGATCACGGATGAACGAGGGTATTTCAAGACTAAATCCACTCTTTTCAAT AGCACTCAGATCATCGCCAAACCTGTGGACCGCACAGTGATGAAAGTTAGGTTCAGGCAGTATTAG
- a CDS encoding Tat pathway signal sequence, with translation MTQVRLPSSTAASPSARTTTSSSPSPTPSFGSTPSFFSSPPPQQLFPSQGSSSSTPPRRFPTPPFGSTPNFVLSTPQDNTFVFGGLLRSTADGPSVTYPDDPLPSVERDWRSPSIATGASSRLDNNARTPSFSFSPPPPSTPTQHRTVTSVVTSPNGTASPRSPDETESVAGRLGNMNLTPRQPSLAMSDVGAAIADVANGLDEQTPRPAASSPDFGRPSPSPSPSPHPRLKAKKLPHNVKDEKPPSNRFHDPTVQQAFGEAKTLMSSLANALGSSSLHVNPDSTIQRLHRQAQDLSRFQCPSTRTVGFVGDSGVDNQHLARTSNSGAACTCVVTEYHYHDSRDFVIDVELFSQEKLMDQITELLQTYRRHHLPSEENETAVGADVREVEDVGEVKDVEEQAKVAHDTFKAMFRDRLKDEQVLTTKPKDYVLSTLRSWVLEARPSQIGGIKTRSSLQECSDLLMHLTSETAEATEPAVWPYIRKIKVFLDSHILSKGLVLVDLPGLRDLNSARRMITERYLVECDEIFAVCNIGRAMTDVGVFSVFELAQKAKLSNVGIICTRSDDIQASEAVRDWTGSSAERVQKLSNNVSTVQSEISNIVLVLPDEDTGEDSDCYNKLFRDKHKAEKRLLQHQFKLKKYLIETRNTDIISKLQTQYGDAVPARTLQVFCVSNTEYWAKRSMPRDDALPSLELSCILDLRKHCLSIVADTQLEAAKQFVVNDIPALVGDVALWVQSGAGSTDAEHKRAVRETLDEVERRLKKYVLSYLSLPHSPHALGSDRWRLSDRNTDDWTQSAIAAGSKWNEWTHPTYSAFCRNYGCHYTKAVGRWHDWNEEIIAGMVTDLAVPWQRLCSSFGDEIEQAIDLVDESMEWALEFLEDELDGFSFTMTLSQVLLCHKNTMLAEAQKAYDNFENSLSTLRVDALSGIRTSLIGQAMESSYKACNLDSGGGSHERRKGYINGTIARQDLFRNLMRDFRRRLNGLADSLQADLLTTIRAHLAMIDETLDLIRRENVATESEGNPELRSRLGEEVSLATEKTRLIQQVIVG, from the exons ATGACCCAAGTT CGTCTTCCATCTTCCACTGCAGCGTCTCCGTCcgcaaggacgacgacgtcgtcaagtccTTCGCCCACTCCATCGTTTGGCAGTACGCCGAGTTTCTTTTCGTCCCCTCCACCACAACAATTGTTCCCATCCCAGgggtcgtcttcgtcgacacCTCCACGGCGCTTTCCTACCCCTCCCTTCGGATCGACGCCAAATTTCGTCCTGTCAACACCTCAAGACAACACCTTCGTGTTCGGAGGCTTGCTACGGAGCACAGCGGATGGCCCTTCTGTTACTTATCCAGATGATCCTCTCCCTTCCGTTGAAAGAGATTGGAGGAGCCCGTCGATAGCTACGGGCGCCTCCAGTCGTCTCGACAACAATGCTCGGActccctccttctctttctccccgccgccgccttctaCACCTACGCAGCATCGAACAGTTACGTCGGTTGTCACGAGCCCCAACGGGACCGCTTCGCCTCGGAGTCCCGACGAGACGGAGAGTGTCGCCGGTCGTCTGGGAAATATGAACCTTACGCCTCGCCAGCCGAGCTTGGCAATGTCCGATGTCGGGGCGGCCATTGCAGATGTTGCCAATGGCTTGGACGAGCAAACGCcccggcccgccgcctcTAGTCCGGATTTTGGACGGCCTTCGCCGAGTCCTTCGCCGAGTCCCCACCCTCGACTCAAGGCAAAGAAGCTTCCTCACAATGTCAAGGACGAAAAGCCTCCGTCCAACCGCTTTCATGATCCGACAGTGCAGCAGGCTTTCGGCGAGGCCAAGACCCTCATGAGCAGCCTGGCTAACGCGCTGGGGAGCAGCTCTCTCCATGTCAACCCCGACTCTACAATCCAGAGGTTGCATCGCCAGGCACAGGACTTGTCCCGTTTCCAGTGTCCATCGACCCGAACTGTGGGGTTTGTCGGCGACTCTGGTGTTG ATAATCAACATCTGGCCAGAACG AGCAACAGCGGTGCTGCTTGCACCTGTGTAGTTACCGAATATCATTACCACGACAGCAGGGACTTCGTCATTGATGTTGAGTTGTTCAGTCAAGAGAAGCTCATGGACCAGATCACTGAGCTACTCCAGACATACCGTCGTCATCACCTGCCATCGGAAGAAAATGAAACCGCCGTAGGAGCGGATGTCAGAGAAGTGGAGGATGTTGGAGAAGTGAAGGATGTTGAAGAGCAGGCCAAGGTTGCTCACGATACTTTTAAGGCCATGTTCAGAGACCGGCTCAAAGATGAGCAGGTCctgacgacgaagccgaagGATTATGTGCTGTCGACCTTGCGCTCGTGGGTGCTGGAAGCGCGGCCATCGCAGATTGGAGGGATAAAGACGAGAAGTAGTCTTCAGGAGTGTTCCGACCTTCTGATGCACTTGACATccgagacggcggaggcAACAGAGCCAGCGGTCTGGCCATACATACGGAAGATCAA AGTCTTCCTAGACTCGCACATTCTGAGCAAAGGACTTGTGCTTGTCGACCTACCTG GGCTCCGCGACCTCAACTCCGCGCGGAGGATGATCACCGAGCGGTACCTTGTCGAATGCGACGAAATCTTCGCCGTCTGCAACATTGGACGAGCCATGACCGATGTCGGCGTCTTCAGCGTTTTCGAGCTTGCGCAGAAAGCAAAACTGTCCAACGTGGGCATTATCTGCACCAGATCTGAT GACATCCAGGCCTCGGAAGCCGTGAGAGACTGGACAGGGTCTTCAGCTGAACGAGTCCAGAAATTAAGCAACAATGTGTCAACGGTCCAATCTGAGATTTCCAACATCGTCCTAGTGCTGCCAGATGAAGACACAGGCGAGGATTCGGACTGCTACAACAAACTTTTTCGCGACAAACATAAGGCCGA AAAACGTCTGCTACAGCACCAATTCAA GCTCAAGAAATACTTGATTGAGACGCGGAACACAGACATCATCAGCAAGCTGCAAACCCAGTACGGCGACGCGGTGCCTGCCAGAACCTTGCAAGTGTTCTGCGTCAGCAACACGGAGTACTGGGCAAAGCGTTCGATGCCGAGGGACGACGCGCTTCCGTCGCTGGAGCTCAGCTGCATTCTTGACCTGCGGAAGCATTGTCTCTCCATTGTTGCCGACACTCAGCTGGAAGCCGCAAAACAGTTCGTCGTCAATGACATCCCAGCCCTGGTTGGGGATGTCGCGCTGTGGGTCCAGTCCGGCGCCGGGAGCACGGATGCGGAGCACAAACGGGCTGTTCGTGAGACTCTGGACGAGGTTGAGCGCCGCCTGAAGAAG TACGTGCTTTCATATCTCTCCCTTCCACACTCTCCGCATGCTCTTGGCTCTGACCGTTGGCGTCTCTCAGACCGAAACACCGACGACTGGACACAATCCGCCATCGCTGCCGGTAGCAAGTGGAATGAG TGGACCCACC CAACTTACTCGGCGTTTTGCCGCAACTACGGCTGTCACTATACAAAAGCTGTGGGTAGGTGGCACGATTGGAACGAAGAGATCATCGCCGGCATGGTCACGGATCTAGCTGTACCGTGGCAGAGGCTGTGCTCGTCTttcggcgacgagatcgaaCAGGCCATCGACCTAGTCGATGAATCCATGGAATGGGCACTTGAGTTCCTCG AAGACGAACTCGATGGTTTCTCTTTCACGATGACACTCAGCCAAGTATTGCTTTGCCATAAGAACACCATGCTCGCGGAGGCCCAGAAGGCGTACGATAATTTTGAAAACAGCCTGAG CACTCTACGAGTCGATGCCCTTAGTGGGATTCGGACTTCTCTCATAGGCCAAGCGATGGAAAGCTCGTACAAGGCTTGCAATCTCGACTCTG GGGGTGGAAGCCATGAAAGGCGCAAGGGCTACATTAATGGCACCATTGCGCGCCAGGACCTATTCCGAAACCTGATGCGAGACTTTAGGAGGCGATTGAATGGTTTGGCGGACAGCCTCCAAGCTGACTTGCTCACCACCATTCGGGCACACCTTGCCATGATTGATGAAACGCTAGATTTGATCAGGAGGGAGAACGTAGCGACGGAAAGTGAGGGCAATCCAGAGCTCAGAAGCCGTTTGGGAGAGGAAGTCTCACTGGCGACTGAGAAGACGAGACTCATTCAGCAGGTTATTGTTGGGTAG